A stretch of Halococcus agarilyticus DNA encodes these proteins:
- a CDS encoding phosphoenolpyruvate hydrolase family protein: protein MKHTRSESIDDLRASVDAGEAIIGAGAGTGISAKFAERGGVDLVIIYNSGRYRMNGRGSLAGLLPYGDANEIVVEMAREVIPIVEDTPVLAGVNGTDPFREMDTFLDRLAGMGFSGVQNFPTVGLIDGTFRQHLEETGMGYEKEVEMIATAAEKDMLTCPYVFDEDQARAMTEAGADVVVAHMGLTTSGDIGAETVLDLDGAAKRVQAIHDAATGVDDDVMVICHGGPIAWPDDARYVLDNTEGVVGFFGASSIERLPTEEAIEQQTREFTEITL, encoded by the coding sequence ATGAAACACACCAGATCGGAATCCATCGACGATCTCCGTGCGAGCGTCGACGCGGGTGAGGCGATCATCGGTGCCGGCGCGGGCACGGGCATCTCGGCGAAGTTCGCCGAGCGCGGCGGCGTCGACCTCGTCATCATCTACAACTCCGGGCGCTACCGGATGAACGGTCGGGGATCGCTCGCGGGCCTGCTGCCGTACGGCGACGCGAACGAGATCGTCGTCGAGATGGCCCGGGAGGTCATCCCCATCGTGGAAGACACTCCTGTGCTCGCCGGCGTCAACGGCACCGACCCGTTCCGCGAGATGGACACGTTCCTCGATCGACTCGCCGGCATGGGGTTCTCGGGCGTCCAGAACTTTCCGACCGTTGGTCTCATCGACGGAACCTTCCGCCAGCATCTGGAGGAGACGGGGATGGGCTACGAGAAGGAAGTGGAGATGATCGCGACCGCCGCCGAGAAGGACATGCTGACGTGCCCGTACGTGTTCGACGAGGATCAGGCGCGCGCGATGACCGAGGCGGGCGCGGATGTCGTGGTCGCGCACATGGGCCTCACCACGTCGGGCGACATCGGCGCGGAGACCGTCCTCGATCTCGACGGGGCGGCAAAGCGCGTTCAAGCCATTCACGACGCCGCGACCGGGGTCGACGACGACGTCATGGTGATCTGCCACGGCGGGCCGATCGCGTGGCCCGACGACGCGAGGTACGTCCTCGACAACACCGAGGGCGTGGTGGGGTTCTTCGGCGCGTCGAGCATCGAACGCCTGCCGACCGAGGAGGCGATCGAACAGCAGACCCGCGAGTTCACGGAGATCACGCTATGA
- a CDS encoding cupin domain-containing protein, with product MSDHHIEPDEVETLEFDWGTLKWPCTPDETDSEAFSMGVVQLNPGKGHERHDHPDSEEILYVVSGEGIQTVGDEEFAITPDDTVYIPAGVEHSTENTGWEQLRLVAVYGPPGPEDVLRDAPDSTILPPGDLPE from the coding sequence ATGAGCGACCACCACATCGAACCGGACGAGGTAGAGACGCTCGAATTCGACTGGGGCACGCTGAAGTGGCCCTGTACGCCCGACGAAACCGACAGCGAGGCGTTCAGCATGGGCGTCGTCCAGCTGAACCCGGGCAAGGGCCACGAGCGCCACGACCACCCCGACAGCGAGGAGATCCTCTACGTCGTGAGCGGCGAGGGGATTCAAACTGTTGGCGACGAGGAGTTCGCCATCACCCCCGACGACACGGTGTACATCCCGGCTGGCGTCGAACACAGCACGGAGAACACCGGTTGGGAACAGCTCAGACTCGTCGCCGTCTACGGCCCACCGGGTCCCGAGGACGTGCTCCGGGACGCACCCGACAGCACGATCCTGCCGCCCGGCGACCTCCCGGAGTGA
- a CDS encoding ABC transporter permease: MSTESAPTSRRITDATASILERRESSVFVALVAMLVLGIVVNAENFLTLNNLIRVLRGAAVVAMIGYGVSLLMIAGEFDLSVGSVLGITAGLGAVLISGGASPVFTILLTLTLAVLYGITQGFLVTKFGLPSLIVTIGTLTLLRGAHFLLLGGQAVTVSSAEVGPILRAMGGTYGLPFLVTIPFTDIELFSIPAIRYSIPGVHESTQVFQSFPAQIVWVFVFLVIFHHLLFRTTFGQHVRATGDNINSVETTGIDPDRVKIACFGIVAAVTAFAGLSQLAYIGSVSPGTGDGQALIVIAAVVLGGTRLTGGDGSMTGVLMGALVLGLAQNVLTLGGFGPRFSRLITGLFIIVAIGLDTVFTGFSRQLLAEWYTKPLGGILRGPRAFFADRASDKSADQALAFLFVSVLVTTAIVAIGMFLPAIVGAVGEFLNNPSLQELGTTFTDRFSIYIAEANIEGVVMLLLQLYLVVLLLGVLALVAIQVAGSRLGRLSNLDDTIVVVSYGLAPLPLLAVPLLLLGFGFITVLVFGALAVVLLVVGWMLTQGLVNFQHLSRRDAVLTVAATYVTWLVVALYFGSNLV, from the coding sequence TTGTCAACCGAGTCGGCTCCGACCTCCCGCCGCATCACGGACGCGACGGCCTCGATCCTCGAACGCCGCGAATCGAGCGTGTTCGTCGCGCTCGTCGCGATGTTGGTGCTCGGGATCGTGGTGAACGCCGAGAACTTCCTGACGCTCAACAACCTGATTCGCGTGCTTCGCGGGGCTGCCGTCGTCGCCATGATCGGCTACGGCGTCTCGCTGCTGATGATCGCGGGGGAGTTCGACCTCTCGGTGGGGTCGGTCCTCGGGATCACCGCGGGCCTCGGTGCGGTGTTGATCTCCGGTGGTGCCAGCCCGGTGTTCACCATCCTGCTCACCCTCACGCTGGCGGTCCTCTACGGTATCACCCAGGGCTTTCTCGTCACGAAGTTCGGGCTGCCCTCGCTCATCGTCACGATCGGGACGCTGACGCTCCTGCGGGGCGCTCACTTCCTCCTGCTCGGCGGCCAGGCCGTCACGGTCTCCTCGGCGGAGGTCGGGCCGATACTCAGAGCGATGGGCGGCACCTACGGCCTGCCGTTCCTGGTCACGATCCCCTTCACCGACATCGAACTGTTTTCGATCCCCGCGATACGGTACAGCATTCCGGGCGTCCACGAGAGTACTCAGGTGTTCCAGTCCTTCCCGGCCCAGATCGTATGGGTGTTCGTCTTCCTCGTGATCTTCCACCACCTCCTCTTCCGGACGACGTTCGGCCAGCACGTCCGCGCGACGGGTGACAACATCAACTCGGTGGAGACGACCGGCATCGACCCCGACCGGGTCAAGATCGCGTGCTTCGGCATCGTCGCCGCCGTCACCGCCTTCGCCGGCCTCTCCCAGCTCGCGTACATCGGGAGCGTCTCGCCGGGGACGGGCGACGGCCAGGCGCTGATCGTCATCGCGGCCGTCGTTTTGGGCGGGACGAGGCTCACCGGCGGCGACGGCTCGATGACCGGCGTACTGATGGGCGCGCTCGTGCTCGGCCTCGCACAGAACGTCCTCACGCTCGGCGGGTTCGGCCCACGATTTTCGCGGCTCATCACCGGGCTGTTCATCATCGTCGCCATCGGTCTCGACACCGTCTTCACCGGGTTCAGCCGACAGCTCCTCGCCGAGTGGTACACGAAGCCGCTCGGGGGGATCCTCCGTGGGCCGCGCGCGTTCTTCGCCGATCGGGCGAGCGACAAGAGCGCGGACCAGGCGCTCGCCTTCCTCTTCGTGTCCGTGCTGGTCACGACGGCGATCGTCGCGATCGGGATGTTCCTGCCGGCGATCGTCGGGGCCGTGGGCGAGTTCCTGAACAACCCCTCCCTCCAGGAGCTCGGGACGACGTTCACCGATCGCTTCTCGATCTACATCGCGGAGGCCAACATCGAGGGCGTCGTCATGCTGCTCCTCCAGCTGTATCTCGTCGTGCTCCTGCTCGGCGTGCTCGCGCTCGTGGCGATCCAGGTCGCCGGCTCGCGGCTCGGCCGGCTGAGCAACCTCGACGACACCATCGTCGTCGTCAGCTACGGGCTGGCTCCCCTGCCGCTCCTCGCCGTGCCGCTGTTGTTGCTCGGGTTCGGGTTCATCACGGTCCTCGTCTTCGGTGCGCTCGCCGTCGTCCTGCTCGTCGTCGGGTGGATGCTGACACAGGGGCTCGTGAACTTCCAGCATCTCTCCCGGCGTGACGCCGTGCTGACGGTCGCGGCCACGTACGTCACGTGGCTCGTCGTCGCGCTCTACTTCGGGAGCAATCTCGTCTAG
- a CDS encoding ATP-binding cassette domain-containing protein, with amino-acid sequence MSDTESEVPTEDAGPEASAVEDVADAEDVEDAERRTVLKTRGLTKHFGAIEAVKDVSLDVRRGEILAIAGDNGAGKSTYVKMLSGVLRPTAGEILVRENGTFRQRHFTSSRDAEEAGVATVYQEQHLTPTNDAASNIFLGFEPRQEGLRGTLLRNVDKERMVEESSRLLNEIGFDFDPRSPIEELSGGQKQAVAVARALIRDPPIIILDEPTSEVSTTGTDKIIELVKQIPEDDKAVVLISHKIDVLVDVADRIAVMRDGELVDTLDVSGDIDRMDIVSRMHKEREI; translated from the coding sequence ATGAGTGATACCGAATCGGAGGTCCCGACCGAGGACGCCGGCCCCGAAGCGAGCGCCGTCGAGGACGTGGCGGACGCCGAGGATGTCGAGGACGCCGAGCGCCGAACGGTGCTGAAGACGCGCGGGCTCACCAAGCACTTCGGTGCCATCGAGGCCGTCAAGGACGTCAGCCTCGACGTCCGGCGCGGCGAGATCCTCGCCATCGCGGGCGACAACGGGGCCGGGAAGTCGACGTACGTGAAGATGCTCTCGGGGGTGCTCCGGCCGACCGCCGGCGAGATCCTCGTCCGCGAGAACGGGACGTTCAGACAGCGCCACTTCACCTCCTCGCGGGACGCCGAGGAGGCCGGCGTCGCGACGGTCTATCAGGAACAGCACCTGACGCCGACGAACGACGCCGCGAGCAACATCTTCCTCGGGTTCGAGCCCCGACAGGAGGGACTCAGGGGCACGCTCCTCCGCAACGTCGACAAGGAGCGCATGGTCGAGGAGAGCTCCCGACTACTCAACGAGATCGGGTTCGACTTCGATCCGCGATCGCCGATCGAGGAGCTCTCCGGCGGGCAGAAACAGGCGGTCGCCGTCGCCCGGGCGCTGATCAGGGACCCGCCGATCATCATCCTCGACGAGCCGACCTCGGAGGTGTCGACCACCGGGACGGACAAGATCATCGAGCTCGTGAAACAGATCCCGGAAGACGACAAGGCCGTCGTCCTCATCTCGCACAAGATCGACGTGCTCGTCGACGTCGCCGACCGGATCGCCGTCATGCGCGACGGCGAACTGGTCGACACGCTCGACGTGTCCGGCGACATCGATCGGATGGACATCGTCTCGCGGATGCACAAGGAACGCGAGATCTGA
- a CDS encoding substrate-binding domain-containing protein: protein MAIDREKIREKGAFSIELGIPRRELLKQLGALGTAGALAGCSSVLQDTGNGTDSGDGTDGSGNQSSGNQSSGNQSGGNQSGGGQGGGGQAEFATDFEYSRIPMVPPPTAPIDNANPETGPERRAEFVIQNVANPFFTPLIAGFNDALNQFGWNGGVNGPSGGTQSQSQQIEIINTTIDQLQGGRDVLVTTILDNQAYIDPIQRALDNDIAVINGHSTPSEEDWNNELMRETFSYKDSPIIIPHVGIRDRRGGIAMAAEAYDRMQNQLDADQYTVLIGNGLPGNPAVTRRVDPGARSFFQTKDDVTVIDETLDVTTEFAEAQSRVESRLSTNQDINVVMGAGFWTPVGASQAVESGNISRDMVICGFDFTEAVLTSIRDGSIDFTMGQDPYGQGFLNVPLAWMYLDRGIEMKHLEFGVTYVDEENVDYALQRNTWSELRDWQEQNL, encoded by the coding sequence ATGGCGATCGATCGGGAGAAGATCAGAGAGAAGGGTGCGTTCTCGATAGAGCTGGGAATACCACGGCGAGAGCTACTCAAACAGCTGGGAGCGCTCGGGACGGCGGGCGCGCTGGCCGGCTGCTCGTCGGTGCTTCAGGACACCGGCAACGGAACCGACAGCGGCGACGGAACCGACGGCAGCGGGAACCAGAGCAGCGGCAATCAGAGCAGCGGGAACCAAAGCGGTGGGAACCAGAGCGGGGGTGGCCAAGGCGGTGGGGGCCAGGCCGAGTTCGCGACCGACTTCGAGTACTCGCGGATCCCGATGGTGCCCCCGCCGACGGCACCGATCGACAACGCCAACCCGGAGACCGGCCCGGAGCGACGGGCCGAGTTCGTGATCCAGAACGTGGCGAACCCCTTTTTCACGCCGCTGATCGCCGGGTTCAACGACGCGCTCAACCAGTTCGGCTGGAACGGTGGCGTCAACGGTCCGTCGGGGGGAACCCAGAGCCAGAGTCAGCAGATCGAGATCATCAACACGACGATCGACCAGCTTCAGGGTGGGCGGGACGTCCTCGTGACCACGATCCTCGACAACCAGGCCTACATCGATCCGATCCAGCGCGCTCTCGACAACGACATCGCGGTCATCAACGGCCACTCGACGCCGTCCGAGGAGGACTGGAACAACGAGCTGATGCGGGAGACGTTCAGCTACAAGGACTCGCCCATCATCATCCCCCACGTCGGGATCAGGGATCGACGGGGCGGGATCGCGATGGCCGCCGAAGCCTACGATCGCATGCAGAACCAGCTCGACGCCGATCAGTACACGGTCCTGATCGGCAACGGTCTTCCGGGTAATCCCGCCGTCACCCGGCGCGTCGATCCCGGTGCACGATCGTTCTTCCAGACGAAAGACGACGTGACCGTGATCGACGAGACGCTCGACGTCACCACCGAGTTCGCCGAGGCCCAGAGCCGCGTCGAGAGCCGACTATCGACCAACCAGGACATCAACGTCGTCATGGGTGCCGGGTTCTGGACGCCCGTCGGTGCGTCACAGGCCGTCGAGAGCGGCAACATCAGCCGCGACATGGTCATCTGCGGGTTCGACTTCACCGAAGCCGTCCTGACGAGCATCCGGGACGGCAGCATCGACTTCACGATGGGACAGGACCCCTACGGCCAGGGGTTCCTGAACGTCCCGCTCGCGTGGATGTATCTGGACCGTGGGATCGAGATGAAACACCTCGAGTTCGGCGTCACGTACGTCGACGAGGAGAACGTCGACTACGCGCTCCAGCGGAACACGTGGAGCGAACTCCGTGATTGGCAGGAACAGAACCTCTGA
- a CDS encoding sugar phosphate isomerase/epimerase family protein, translated as MRVGVNLWVWGAPMTDERVDRLLPRAAEMGFDVVEFPIEERGGFDYERAGTALADHDLAGSVVVAMNEERDLLHDDGAVRENGREYVRHCVDAAATLGADRVVGPLYSAVGRTWRMSDAERAAAVEDVVAQLHDLSSYAADHGVTLCVEPLNRFETSVLNTVEQGVEVIDRVDHPNCDLLLDTFHMNIEESSLSAAIEAAGDRIGHFHACGNDRGPPGSGHIDWPAVDAALADAGYDDQVVIESFTPEVESIARAAAIWRPLAESQNALARDGLAFLRNRFD; from the coding sequence ATGCGAGTCGGTGTCAACCTGTGGGTGTGGGGTGCGCCCATGACGGACGAGCGCGTCGATCGACTGCTCCCTCGCGCCGCCGAGATGGGGTTCGATGTCGTCGAGTTCCCGATCGAGGAGCGCGGCGGATTCGACTACGAGCGGGCAGGGACGGCGCTCGCCGACCACGATCTGGCGGGGAGCGTCGTGGTGGCGATGAACGAGGAGCGCGATCTGCTCCACGACGACGGGGCCGTCCGCGAGAACGGCCGGGAGTACGTCCGCCACTGCGTCGACGCGGCCGCGACGCTCGGGGCGGATCGCGTCGTGGGACCGCTCTACTCCGCGGTCGGGCGGACGTGGCGGATGAGCGACGCGGAGCGGGCCGCTGCCGTCGAGGACGTCGTCGCCCAGCTCCACGACCTCTCGTCGTACGCGGCCGACCACGGGGTAACGCTGTGTGTCGAGCCGCTGAATCGGTTCGAGACCAGCGTCCTCAACACCGTCGAGCAGGGCGTCGAGGTGATCGATCGCGTCGACCACCCGAACTGCGATCTCCTGCTCGACACGTTCCACATGAACATCGAGGAGTCGTCGCTGTCGGCCGCGATCGAGGCCGCCGGCGACCGGATCGGGCACTTCCACGCCTGTGGCAACGATCGGGGGCCACCGGGGAGCGGCCACATCGACTGGCCGGCGGTCGACGCCGCGCTGGCTGACGCCGGGTACGACGATCAGGTCGTCATCGAGTCGTTCACCCCCGAGGTCGAGTCGATCGCGCGCGCGGCCGCCATCTGGCGGCCGCTGGCCGAGAGCCAGAACGCCCTCGCGCGCGACGGCCTGGCGTTCCTCCGGAACCGCTTCGACTGA
- a CDS encoding IclR family transcriptional regulator produces MAKKAKHPVRTTEKTLAIVEELKERDSGRLTELADALDMGKSAVHNHLSTLEEHGYVTKHGTEYRLGLKFLEIGGHARNRNALYEIAEPEIDQIAEETGERANLMTDEHGMGIYLYRSNGNQAIDLDTHTGLRAHLHSTALGKAILAHRPPERVDEIIDRHGLPPVNENTVTDREELFDQLDRIRERGFALDDEERLQGLRCVAAPIKPANGEVLGSISVSAPTSRMSDDRFTEEIPDVVRSAANVMELRIRYA; encoded by the coding sequence ATGGCAAAAAAGGCGAAACACCCGGTCCGGACGACCGAGAAGACCCTCGCCATCGTCGAGGAGCTCAAGGAGCGGGACAGCGGGCGTCTCACCGAGCTGGCGGACGCACTCGACATGGGGAAGAGCGCCGTTCACAACCATCTCAGTACGCTCGAAGAGCACGGGTACGTGACCAAACACGGGACGGAGTATCGACTCGGGCTGAAGTTCCTCGAGATCGGTGGCCACGCGAGGAACCGGAACGCCCTGTACGAGATCGCCGAGCCCGAAATCGACCAGATCGCCGAGGAGACGGGCGAGCGCGCCAATTTGATGACCGACGAACACGGGATGGGGATCTACCTGTACCGATCGAACGGGAACCAGGCGATCGATCTCGACACCCACACGGGGCTGCGCGCGCACCTCCACAGCACCGCGCTCGGCAAGGCGATCCTCGCCCACCGCCCGCCCGAGCGCGTCGACGAGATCATCGATCGGCACGGGCTCCCACCGGTGAACGAGAACACCGTGACGGATCGGGAGGAACTCTTCGATCAACTCGATCGGATCCGCGAGCGCGGGTTCGCACTCGACGACGAGGAACGCCTCCAGGGGCTGCGCTGCGTCGCGGCACCGATCAAACCGGCGAACGGGGAGGTGCTCGGCTCGATCAGCGTCTCCGCACCCACGAGCCGGATGAGCGACGATCGATTCACCGAGGAGATCCCGGACGTCGTCCGCAGCGCCGCGAACGTGATGGAGCTCCGGATCAGGTACGCGTAG
- a CDS encoding coenzyme F420-0:L-glutamate ligase: MNVTPVPDLPEIHEGDDLGALIAERADLAAADVVCVASTVVSKAEGRAHDLDEFPAGPRATEIADRLADIAGEEKDPRFAQAVLEESTDLVMEAPFLLTETRFGHVGVNAGIDRSNVPGSDILLLPKRPDESARRLHDALSVPVVVTDTCGRPFRHGQRGVAIGRAGLPASHDWRGEHDRDGRELGVTVESIVDELAAAANLVLGEGGGGEPVAVVRGFDLDGFAGSDELFRSVDTDFVRQALREWSYARD; encoded by the coding sequence ATGAACGTCACTCCCGTCCCCGATCTCCCCGAGATACACGAGGGCGACGACCTCGGCGCGCTGATCGCCGAGCGCGCGGACCTCGCTGCCGCCGACGTGGTCTGCGTGGCGAGCACGGTGGTCTCGAAGGCCGAGGGCCGGGCGCACGACCTCGACGAGTTCCCGGCGGGCCCGCGTGCGACCGAGATCGCCGACCGGCTCGCCGACATCGCTGGCGAGGAGAAGGATCCCCGATTCGCCCAGGCGGTCCTGGAGGAGAGCACCGATCTCGTGATGGAGGCTCCGTTCTTGCTGACCGAGACGCGGTTCGGTCACGTCGGCGTCAACGCGGGGATCGACCGTTCGAACGTGCCGGGCAGCGACATCCTGCTCCTGCCGAAACGCCCGGACGAGAGCGCGCGCCGGCTCCACGACGCGCTCTCCGTGCCGGTGGTCGTGACCGACACCTGCGGGCGGCCGTTCCGCCACGGCCAGCGCGGGGTCGCGATCGGCCGGGCGGGGCTGCCGGCGAGTCACGACTGGCGCGGCGAGCACGACCGCGACGGCCGCGAGCTCGGCGTCACGGTCGAGTCGATCGTCGACGAGCTCGCGGCGGCGGCGAACCTCGTGCTCGGCGAGGGCGGCGGCGGCGAGCCGGTCGCCGTCGTTCGGGGGTTCGACCTCGACGGGTTCGCGGGGAGCGACGAGCTGTTCCGCAGCGTGGACACCGACTTCGTCCGCCAGGCGCTCCGGGAGTGGTCGTATGCGCGCGATTGA
- a CDS encoding 5,10-methylenetetrahydromethanopterin reductase, protein MRAIELTPEHPTEHLVELGLEADRAGFDTVFASHHYNNRDPFAALAVLAERTDELRLGPGVTNPYETHPVTLASRVATLDELADGRAVFGVGPGDPSTLRNLGLDDERGLRSVLESFQIARRLWDGERVDHDGTFVARDAGLNYAVGDIPVYVGGEGPEMCRMAAKHADGLLYNGSHPDDLEWAAERVAEGLDDRPVERGEFDLTAYASVSIAEDAAAAREAARPPVAFIAAGAPPPVVERHGLDPDRADAIGDAIAAGEFDAAFDRVSDAMIDAFSMAGTPDTVESQLGAVLEHADSIVIGAPLGPDPETAIRLAGAVCDRCFRA, encoded by the coding sequence ATGCGCGCGATTGAGCTCACGCCCGAACACCCGACCGAGCACCTCGTCGAGTTGGGTCTCGAAGCCGATCGGGCGGGGTTCGACACGGTGTTCGCGAGCCACCACTACAACAACCGCGACCCGTTCGCCGCATTAGCGGTGCTCGCCGAGCGTACGGACGAACTCCGGCTCGGACCAGGCGTCACGAACCCCTACGAGACTCATCCGGTGACGCTCGCCTCGCGGGTGGCGACCCTCGACGAACTCGCGGACGGCCGCGCGGTGTTCGGCGTCGGGCCTGGCGATCCCTCGACCCTCAGAAATCTCGGTCTCGACGACGAGCGTGGGCTCCGATCGGTGCTCGAATCCTTTCAGATCGCCCGCCGACTCTGGGACGGCGAGCGGGTCGACCACGACGGCACGTTCGTCGCGCGGGACGCCGGCCTGAACTACGCGGTCGGCGATATTCCGGTGTACGTCGGCGGCGAGGGTCCTGAAATGTGCCGAATGGCCGCGAAACACGCCGACGGACTCCTCTACAATGGCTCGCATCCGGACGATCTCGAATGGGCTGCCGAACGGGTCGCCGAAGGGCTCGACGACCGCCCGGTCGAACGTGGAGAGTTCGATCTCACGGCGTACGCGAGCGTCAGCATCGCCGAGGACGCCGCAGCGGCCCGCGAGGCTGCCCGCCCGCCGGTGGCGTTCATCGCTGCGGGCGCGCCACCGCCCGTCGTCGAGCGCCACGGACTCGATCCCGACCGTGCGGACGCGATCGGCGACGCGATCGCGGCGGGCGAGTTCGACGCGGCGTTCGACCGCGTGAGCGACGCGATGATCGACGCGTTTTCGATGGCCGGCACGCCCGACACGGTCGAATCACAGCTCGGCGCGGTGTTGGAACACGCCGACAGCATCGTCATCGGTGCGCCGCTCGGTCCCGATCCCGAGACGGCTATTCGCCTTGCTGGGGCGGTGTGCGACCGATGCTTTCGGGCATGA
- a CDS encoding DUF7573 domain-containing protein: MTDDIEAGDDRTAVVTTYAWTPIGECEACGGTAATRWRDGEALVCGSCKSW, translated from the coding sequence ATGACCGACGATATCGAGGCAGGCGACGACCGAACAGCGGTGGTGACGACGTATGCGTGGACGCCGATCGGGGAGTGCGAGGCGTGCGGCGGGACGGCCGCGACACGGTGGCGCGACGGCGAGGCCCTCGTCTGTGGGTCGTGCAAGTCGTGGTGA
- a CDS encoding MaoC/PaaZ C-terminal domain-containing protein, whose protein sequence is MPATEPEEGDVHTFERTFTHEDVERFGEVSGDRQAIHTEPDDEGRLVVQGLLTATLPTKIGGDLGVLARTMEYEFRKPVYTGETITCEVTVTGVTERDDRYEIACSVDCRDEDGTTVMRSGFEGLIWKDER, encoded by the coding sequence ATGCCAGCGACCGAACCCGAGGAGGGCGACGTCCACACCTTCGAGCGGACGTTCACCCACGAGGACGTCGAGCGCTTCGGCGAGGTCTCCGGCGACCGCCAGGCGATCCACACCGAGCCCGACGACGAGGGGCGGCTGGTGGTCCAGGGACTGCTCACCGCGACCCTCCCGACCAAGATCGGGGGCGATCTCGGCGTGCTCGCGCGCACGATGGAGTACGAGTTCCGCAAGCCGGTGTACACCGGCGAGACGATCACCTGCGAGGTGACGGTCACGGGGGTCACCGAGCGCGACGACCGCTACGAGATCGCGTGCTCGGTCGACTGCCGCGACGAGGACGGCACCACCGTGATGCGATCGGGGTTCGAGGGGCTGATCTGGAAGGACGAGCGGTAG
- a CDS encoding methyltransferase, whose protein sequence is MNRSTDELALESRVSGARPEYRFATADGVCSERSFRTAELLLVESLWDADPGRLLVPEANYGVVGTVLAARASSAHLTESSARAARLCERNARRNDADVEISTVADLTTLGGTFETVAYAPKPYTPLAVGTQRIADALSVLGPGDELFLAAAPRTGLARYETHLDEMAAGVERRATRGDWRLLVATRPDSFDPPTYVSPRTIRPEIDGATLELVTVPGLFSPTALDDGTRLLLETATVEDGERVLDPCCGYGAIGAYAGLAADCEVWLTDDDRVATACAERSLRASGVDAIVVTADCTAGVADRTFDRVLCNPPTHASDGVLAELFAGIADVLARGGELTTVHHRDLDLRNHLSEFDRIETRRTGAEHVVLSAIK, encoded by the coding sequence ATGAACCGCTCAACCGACGAGCTAGCCCTCGAATCACGAGTATCGGGGGCTCGTCCGGAGTATCGCTTCGCCACCGCGGACGGCGTCTGCTCGGAGCGCTCGTTCCGAACCGCCGAACTCCTGCTCGTGGAGTCGCTCTGGGACGCCGACCCCGGTCGACTCCTCGTTCCGGAAGCGAACTACGGCGTCGTCGGCACCGTTCTCGCCGCGCGCGCTTCGAGTGCTCACCTGACCGAATCGAGCGCCCGTGCGGCGCGGCTCTGTGAGCGAAACGCGCGGCGGAACGACGCCGACGTCGAAATCTCGACCGTCGCGGACCTCACCACTCTCGGCGGGACGTTCGAGACGGTCGCCTACGCGCCGAAACCCTACACGCCGCTCGCGGTCGGCACCCAGCGCATCGCGGACGCACTCTCCGTGCTGGGGCCTGGCGACGAACTCTTCCTCGCGGCCGCGCCGCGGACCGGGCTCGCGCGCTACGAGACCCACCTCGACGAGATGGCGGCCGGGGTCGAGCGACGCGCCACGCGCGGGGACTGGCGGCTCCTCGTGGCGACCCGTCCCGACTCGTTCGACCCGCCGACGTACGTCTCCCCGCGAACGATCCGGCCGGAGATCGATGGCGCGACGCTCGAACTCGTCACCGTGCCGGGACTGTTCTCGCCGACCGCACTCGACGACGGGACGCGCCTGCTCCTCGAAACCGCGACCGTCGAGGACGGCGAGCGCGTCCTCGACCCCTGCTGTGGCTACGGCGCGATCGGCGCGTACGCGGGCCTGGCCGCGGACTGTGAGGTCTGGCTCACCGACGACGATCGCGTCGCGACGGCGTGTGCGGAGCGGAGTTTGCGGGCGTCGGGTGTGGACGCCATCGTGGTGACGGCCGACTGCACCGCGGGCGTCGCCGACCGGACGTTCGATCGAGTTCTCTGTAACCCGCCGACCCACGCCAGCGACGGCGTGCTTGCCGAGCTGTTCGCCGGCATCGCCGACGTTCTCGCGCGGGGCGGCGAACTCACGACGGTCCACCATCGCGACCTCGATCTCCGGAACCACCTCTCGGAGTTCGATCGGATCGAGACACGCCGGACGGGGGCCGAGCACGTCGTGCTGTCCGCGATCAAGTAG
- a CDS encoding GYD domain-containing protein: MANYVSMVKIRNPPQNAQKLASVWGDVDHDLREYDIELTDSYAVLGEYDFLLLFDAPSRDELFKAAFVVENYGLDMQTMEIIPIDELASIVDE, translated from the coding sequence ATGGCAAACTACGTTTCCATGGTGAAGATCCGCAACCCGCCCCAGAACGCCCAGAAACTCGCCTCGGTCTGGGGCGACGTCGACCACGATCTCCGGGAGTACGACATCGAGCTCACGGACAGCTACGCGGTTCTCGGCGAGTACGACTTCCTGCTCCTGTTCGACGCCCCCAGTCGGGACGAGCTGTTCAAGGCCGCGTTCGTCGTCGAGAACTACGGGCTCGACATGCAGACCATGGAGATCATCCCGATCGACGAGCTCGCGTCGATCGTCGACGAGTAG